One segment of Bacteroides caecimuris DNA contains the following:
- the dxs gene encoding 1-deoxy-D-xylulose-5-phosphate synthase — MNSGQTYNLLNSINYPEDLRKLTVEQLPEVCGELRQDIIKELCCNPGHFAASLGTVELTVALHYVYNTPYDRIVWDVGHQAYGHKILTGRREAFSTNRKLGGIRPFPSPEESEYDTFTCGHASNSISAALGMAVAAARKGDTQRHVVAIIGDGSMSGGLAFEGLNNASATSNNLLIILNDNDMAIDRSVGGMKQYLFNLTTSNRYNQLRFKLSRMLFKLGILNEERRKALIRFGNSLKSIAAQQQNIFEGMNIRYFGPIDGHDVKNLARVLHDIKDLQGPKILHLHTVKGKGFAPAEKHATEWHAPGKFDPVTGERFIANTEGMPPLFQDVFGNTLVELAEANPKIVGVTPAMPSGCSMNILMEKMPKRAFDVGIAEGHAVTFSGGMAKDGLQPFCNIYSSFMQRAHDNIIHDVAIQNLPVVLCLDRAGLVGEDGPTHHGAFDMACLRPIPNLTISSPMDEHELRRLMYTAQLPDKGPFVIRYPRGRGVLVDWKCPLEEIPVGKGRKLKEGSDLAVITIGPIGNVAARAITRAEAALGLSIAHYDLRFLKPLDEELLHEAGRKFQRILTIEDGIIKGGMGSAVLEFMADNEYKPTVKRIGIPNIFVEHGAVAELYQLCGMDEEGILTKIKEFIN; from the coding sequence ATGAATAGTGGACAAACATATAACTTGTTAAACTCCATCAATTACCCCGAAGACCTACGTAAACTAACCGTAGAGCAACTGCCGGAAGTATGTGGTGAACTAAGGCAAGACATTATTAAAGAACTTTGCTGCAACCCCGGACATTTCGCCGCCAGCCTGGGAACCGTGGAGCTGACCGTAGCCCTACACTACGTCTACAATACACCATACGACCGTATTGTATGGGACGTGGGACATCAGGCATACGGCCATAAAATTCTGACAGGACGCCGTGAAGCATTTTCTACAAACAGGAAACTCGGTGGAATCCGCCCTTTCCCATCTCCGGAAGAAAGTGAATATGATACTTTCACGTGCGGACATGCTTCCAATTCTATTTCTGCCGCTCTCGGTATGGCTGTCGCAGCCGCCCGGAAAGGAGACACGCAACGTCATGTAGTAGCCATTATCGGCGACGGTTCAATGAGTGGCGGACTGGCTTTTGAAGGACTGAACAACGCATCTGCCACGTCGAACAACCTGCTCATTATCCTGAATGACAATGATATGGCAATCGACCGCAGCGTAGGAGGCATGAAGCAGTATCTTTTCAACCTAACGACTTCCAACCGCTATAATCAGCTACGTTTCAAGCTCTCGCGCATGCTGTTCAAGCTTGGCATCCTCAACGAAGAACGCCGCAAAGCACTCATCCGTTTCGGAAACAGCCTGAAATCAATAGCCGCGCAGCAACAGAATATTTTCGAAGGAATGAATATCCGCTACTTCGGCCCGATAGACGGACACGATGTAAAGAACCTGGCAAGAGTATTACATGATATCAAAGATTTACAAGGACCTAAAATTCTGCATCTGCATACCGTCAAAGGAAAAGGATTCGCCCCGGCAGAGAAACATGCTACCGAATGGCATGCTCCCGGCAAATTCGATCCCGTCACCGGCGAACGTTTCATTGCCAACACCGAAGGAATGCCCCCGCTTTTCCAGGACGTATTCGGAAATACACTGGTGGAACTTGCCGAAGCCAACCCGAAGATTGTCGGTGTCACTCCCGCCATGCCCAGCGGCTGTTCGATGAATATACTGATGGAGAAAATGCCGAAACGCGCTTTCGATGTCGGCATTGCCGAAGGACATGCGGTTACCTTCTCCGGAGGGATGGCAAAAGACGGACTGCAACCGTTCTGCAATATCTATTCTTCTTTTATGCAACGGGCGCATGATAATATCATCCACGACGTAGCGATTCAAAATCTTCCAGTTGTATTATGTCTCGACCGCGCCGGACTGGTTGGCGAAGACGGTCCCACTCATCATGGAGCTTTTGATATGGCATGTTTACGCCCGATCCCTAATCTGACTATCAGCTCCCCGATGGACGAACATGAATTACGTCGCCTGATGTATACGGCACAACTGCCGGACAAGGGACCGTTCGTGATCCGCTACCCCCGTGGACGCGGCGTACTGGTAGACTGGAAATGTCCGCTAGAAGAGATCCCGGTAGGAAAAGGACGGAAACTGAAAGAGGGTAGCGACCTGGCAGTGATTACTATCGGACCGATAGGAAATGTAGCCGCCCGTGCCATCACCCGGGCAGAAGCAGCTTTAGGTCTGTCTATCGCCCATTACGATTTACGATTCCTGAAACCGCTGGATGAAGAGCTGTTGCATGAGGCAGGACGTAAATTCCAACGTATCCTGACCATCGAAGACGGAATTATCAAAGGCGGTATGGGTAGCGCTGTCCTCGAATTTATGGCAGACAACGAATACAAACCGACCGTGAAGCGTATCGGTATCCCTAATATATTTGTAGAACATGGGGCAGTTGCCGAACTGTACCAACTGTGCGGCATGGATGAAGAAGGGATTCTGACTAAAATAAAAGAATTTATCAATTGA
- a CDS encoding GSCFA domain-containing protein, with amino-acid sequence MKRNEMMENCMNFQTSVELPAGMPSVSHADHILLMGSCFAENIGRQLMDAGFQLDLNPFGILYNPLSVSSALREIIRNKEYNKQDLFAYKDLWHSPMHHGSFSAFTPEETLHTVNSRLHHAHKKLPELNWLMVTMGTAYVYKQKESGQVVANCHQLPESHFLRYRLSVEEIVEDYTALITEMSALNPDLKWLFTVSPIRHIRDGMHANQLSKSTLLLAIDQLQQLFPERVFYFPSYEIILDELRDYRFYADDMLHPSPLAIRYLWERFSETFFSLETKQVIVAVQDIRRDLAHKPFHPESEAYQRFLGQIVLKIERLIGKYPYLDFQKETELCHIRLNP; translated from the coding sequence ATGAAACGTAATGAAATGATGGAAAATTGTATGAACTTTCAAACATCTGTAGAATTACCTGCCGGGATGCCGTCGGTCAGTCATGCAGATCATATTCTTCTGATGGGGTCCTGTTTTGCGGAAAATATCGGGCGACAATTAATGGATGCCGGATTTCAACTGGACCTGAATCCTTTTGGTATTCTTTATAATCCTTTATCTGTCTCATCTGCTTTGAGGGAGATTATAAGAAATAAGGAATACAACAAACAAGATCTGTTTGCCTACAAAGATTTATGGCATAGCCCGATGCATCATGGCTCTTTTTCTGCTTTTACGCCCGAAGAGACATTGCATACCGTAAATTCACGTCTTCACCATGCTCATAAAAAACTGCCGGAATTGAACTGGCTGATGGTGACAATGGGAACTGCTTACGTTTATAAACAAAAGGAGAGTGGACAAGTGGTAGCTAATTGCCATCAATTGCCGGAGAGTCATTTTTTGCGTTACCGGCTGTCTGTTGAAGAAATTGTAGAAGATTATACAGCACTCATTACCGAAATGTCAGCCCTGAATCCGGATCTGAAATGGCTGTTTACAGTCAGCCCGATCCGTCATATACGCGACGGGATGCACGCCAACCAGTTAAGCAAATCGACTCTGCTGCTTGCCATCGACCAATTGCAACAACTGTTCCCGGAGCGAGTGTTCTATTTCCCCTCTTATGAAATCATATTGGACGAATTACGTGATTATCGTTTCTATGCCGACGACATGCTGCATCCGTCTCCTCTGGCGATTCGTTACCTGTGGGAACGCTTCTCCGAAACCTTCTTTTCTCTTGAAACAAAGCAGGTTATCGTAGCTGTGCAAGACATCCGCCGAGACTTGGCGCACAAACCCTTTCATCCCGAGTCAGAAGCGTATCAACGCTTTTTAGGACAAATAGTGTTAAAAATAGAACGACTTATCGGAAAATACCCGTACTTAGATTTTCAAAAAGAAACAGAACTATGTCATATACGATTGAATCCATAG
- a CDS encoding bifunctional UDP-N-acetylmuramoyl-tripeptide:D-alanyl-D-alanine ligase/alanine racemase — MSYTIESIAESIGARRVGKHKANIDWLLTDSRSLSFPEETLFFALTTKRNSGARYIPELYDRGVRNFVITEEDFKLIENGELQIEKSEQHDSAQPTLNSQLSTLNFLIVPNPLKALQKLAETHRDEFKIPVIGITGSNGKTIVKEWLHQLLSPDRCIVRSPRSYNSQIGVPLSVWQLSEEAELGIFEAGISEMGEMGALKRMIKPTIGILTNIGGAHQENFFSLQEKCMEKLTLFKDCDVVIYNGDNELISNCVAKSMLTAREIAWSLTDIERPLYISRVTKKEDHTVISYRYLEMDNTFCIPFIDDASIENALNCLAACLYLMTPADQITERMARLEPIAMRLEVKEGKNNCVLINDSYNSDLASLDIALDFLVRRSEKKGLKRTLILSDILETGQSTATLYRRVAQLVQSKGINKLIGVGQEISSCSARFDDDLERYFFPNTEALLASNILKSLHSEVILVKGSRVFNFDLLSEALELKVHETILEVNLGAMVDNLNHYRSMLRHPETKMICMVKASAYGAGSYEIAKSLQEHHVDYLAVAVADEGSELRKAGITASIIIMDPELTAFKTMFDYKLEPEVYNFHLLDALIKAAEKEGITNFPIHVKLDTGMHRLGFAVEDIPLLIRRLKNQSAVIPRSVFSHFVGSDSSQFDAFTRGQIELFEKGSQELQAAFSHKILRHICNTAGIERFPEAQYDMVRLGIGLYGVSPIDNSIIHNVSTLKTTILQIRDVPQEDTVGYSRMGHLVRPSRIAAIPIGYADGLNRHLGRGNAYCLVNGKKAPYVGNICMDVCMIDVTDIDCREGDQAIIFGDDLPITVLSDKLDTIPYEVLTSISTRVKRVYYQD; from the coding sequence ATGTCATATACGATTGAATCCATAGCCGAAAGTATCGGTGCCCGCCGTGTGGGCAAACATAAAGCGAATATTGATTGGTTGCTAACAGACAGCCGCTCTTTGAGTTTTCCGGAAGAAACTCTTTTTTTTGCTTTAACTACCAAACGAAATAGCGGAGCCCGTTATATCCCCGAACTATACGATCGGGGCGTACGTAATTTTGTAATTACGGAAGAAGACTTTAAATTAATTGAGAATGGAGAATTGCAAATAGAGAAATCGGAGCAGCATGATAGTGCGCAGCCCACTCTCAATTCTCAACTCTCAACTCTCAATTTCCTCATCGTTCCCAATCCTCTGAAAGCTTTGCAGAAGCTTGCCGAAACACACCGTGATGAATTTAAAATTCCTGTGATCGGTATCACCGGCAGTAATGGAAAAACCATTGTGAAAGAGTGGTTGCATCAGTTACTTAGCCCGGATCGTTGTATCGTTCGTTCTCCACGCAGTTATAATTCGCAGATCGGAGTTCCCCTTTCTGTGTGGCAACTTTCTGAAGAAGCCGAACTGGGTATTTTTGAAGCCGGCATTTCCGAGATGGGAGAGATGGGAGCTTTGAAACGAATGATTAAGCCTACCATTGGTATTCTGACCAATATCGGTGGTGCCCATCAGGAAAACTTCTTCTCTTTGCAGGAGAAATGCATGGAAAAGCTGACGCTTTTTAAAGACTGTGATGTCGTGATTTATAACGGTGATAACGAGTTAATTAGTAATTGTGTCGCAAAATCAATGTTGACGGCGCGTGAGATTGCCTGGAGCCTTACCGACATCGAACGTCCGTTGTATATCAGCCGTGTGACCAAGAAAGAAGATCATACCGTTATATCTTATCGTTATCTGGAGATGGATAATACTTTCTGTATTCCTTTTATCGATGACGCTTCCATTGAAAATGCACTGAATTGTCTGGCAGCTTGTCTTTACCTGATGACACCTGCCGACCAGATAACCGAGCGGATGGCTCGTCTCGAACCGATTGCCATGCGTCTGGAGGTGAAAGAGGGAAAGAATAACTGTGTACTGATTAATGATAGCTATAATTCAGACTTGGCATCATTGGATATTGCTCTCGATTTCCTTGTACGCCGCTCAGAAAAGAAAGGCTTGAAACGGACGCTTATCCTGTCGGATATACTGGAAACCGGACAAAGTACCGCTACGCTTTATCGGCGTGTGGCACAATTGGTGCAGAGTAAAGGTATTAATAAACTGATTGGAGTAGGGCAGGAGATATCTTCTTGTTCCGCTCGTTTTGATGATGATCTCGAACGCTACTTCTTCCCTAATACAGAAGCACTTCTTGCATCCAATATACTCAAATCGCTTCATTCGGAAGTGATCTTGGTGAAAGGTTCCCGCGTGTTCAACTTTGATCTGTTATCCGAAGCACTCGAATTGAAGGTACATGAAACCATTCTCGAAGTAAATCTCGGAGCGATGGTAGACAACTTGAACCATTACCGTTCTATGCTTCGCCATCCGGAAACAAAGATGATCTGTATGGTGAAAGCATCAGCTTACGGAGCTGGTTCGTATGAAATAGCCAAGAGTTTGCAGGAACATCATGTCGATTATCTGGCCGTAGCTGTCGCTGACGAAGGTTCCGAACTCCGCAAGGCTGGCATTACCGCTTCGATTATCATTATGGACCCGGAACTTACCGCATTCAAAACCATGTTTGATTATAAACTGGAACCGGAAGTCTATAATTTCCATCTGCTTGACGCACTTATCAAAGCTGCGGAGAAAGAAGGAATCACCAACTTCCCCATTCATGTGAAACTTGATACAGGTATGCACCGTTTGGGTTTTGCGGTGGAGGATATTCCATTGCTTATCCGTCGACTGAAGAATCAGAGTGCAGTGATTCCCCGTTCGGTATTCTCTCATTTTGTAGGAAGTGATTCGTCGCAGTTCGACGCTTTCACCCGTGGACAGATTGAATTGTTCGAGAAAGGTTCGCAAGAATTGCAGGCTGCTTTCTCTCATAAGATTCTCCGTCATATCTGCAATACGGCAGGAATCGAGCGTTTTCCCGAAGCACAGTACGATATGGTGCGCTTGGGAATCGGACTTTATGGAGTCAGCCCGATAGACAATTCGATCATACATAATGTAAGTACGCTCAAGACCACCATCCTTCAGATCCGGGATGTTCCTCAAGAAGATACGGTAGGATATAGTCGGATGGGGCATTTGGTACGTCCTTCCCGCATTGCAGCTATTCCTATCGGTTATGCGGATGGACTGAACCGCCACTTGGGACGCGGCAACGCCTATTGCCTAGTGAACGGAAAGAAAGCTCCTTATGTGGGGAATATCTGTATGGACGTTTGTATGATTGATGTGACGGATATTGATTGTCGGGAAGGCGATCAGGCTATTATTTTCGGTGATGATCTGCCGATTACGGTGTTGTCCGATAAGCTGGATACGATTCCTTATGAAGTGTTGACAAGCATATCGACACGGGTGAAACGGGTATATTATCAGGATTAA
- the tatA gene encoding twin-arginine translocase TatA/TatE family subunit encodes MTNLLLLGLMPSGSEWIIIALVILLLFGGKKIPELMRGLGKGVKSFKDGVNEAKEEINKAKDELDKPVDPSKN; translated from the coding sequence ATGACAAACTTATTATTGTTAGGCTTAATGCCCAGTGGTTCCGAATGGATTATTATCGCTTTGGTTATTCTTCTTCTTTTTGGTGGAAAGAAAATTCCTGAACTGATGCGCGGATTAGGCAAAGGTGTAAAGAGCTTCAAAGACGGTGTGAACGAAGCGAAAGAAGAAATAAACAAGGCAAAAGACGAGTTGGACAAACCTGTAGATCCTTCTAAAAACTAA
- the tatC gene encoding twin-arginine translocase subunit TatC, whose product MAEMTFWDHLDELRKVLFRVVGVWLVLAIGYFIAMPYLFDHVILAPCHNDFIFYDLLRHIGKTFDLTDDFFTQQFYVKLVNINLAAPFFIHMSTAFWLSVVTAMPYIFFEIWRFINPALYPNERKGVRKALTVGTVMFFIGVLLGYFMVYPLTLRFLSTYQLSSEVENILSLNSYIDNFMMLILCMGLAFELPLVTWLLSLLGVVNKSFLREYRRHAVVIIVIAAAIITPTGDPFTLSVVAIPLYLLYEMSILMIKDKKKTEEEVEDEAGDEVALSEE is encoded by the coding sequence ATGGCAGAAATGACCTTTTGGGATCATTTGGACGAACTGCGTAAGGTGCTTTTTCGGGTAGTGGGAGTTTGGCTTGTATTAGCGATAGGCTATTTTATCGCCATGCCCTATCTCTTCGACCATGTGATACTTGCGCCTTGCCATAATGATTTCATATTCTACGATTTATTACGGCATATCGGCAAAACATTTGATTTGACCGATGATTTCTTCACACAACAATTTTATGTGAAGTTGGTCAACATCAATTTGGCCGCTCCTTTCTTTATCCACATGTCGACGGCATTTTGGTTGTCGGTGGTGACGGCTATGCCTTATATCTTTTTTGAAATATGGCGTTTCATCAATCCCGCCCTTTATCCGAATGAGAGAAAGGGCGTGCGTAAAGCGTTGACTGTCGGGACAGTGATGTTCTTCATCGGTGTACTGTTGGGCTACTTTATGGTTTATCCGCTGACTCTCCGTTTCCTTTCTACCTATCAGTTGAGCTCGGAAGTGGAAAATATCCTGTCGCTCAATTCTTATATCGACAATTTTATGATGCTGATTCTCTGCATGGGATTGGCTTTTGAACTTCCATTGGTTACATGGTTGCTTTCTTTATTGGGAGTGGTCAACAAATCTTTCTTGCGGGAATACCGCCGTCATGCGGTTGTCATCATAGTGATAGCTGCCGCTATTATTACTCCGACGGGAGACCCGTTCACCTTGAGTGTTGTTGCTATTCCGCTTTATCTGTTGTACGAGATGAGTATTTTGATGATAAAGGACAAGAAGAAAACAGAAGAGGAAGTTGAAGATGAAGCTGGAGATGAAGTTGCCCTGTCCGAAGAGTGA